The Culex quinquefasciatus strain JHB chromosome 2, VPISU_Cqui_1.0_pri_paternal, whole genome shotgun sequence genome contains the following window.
TCACTGATTGTCGGTTATTTGTGGAATTTCGATTGCGTgtcgaatgtgtgtgtgtgaatgttgAATTgtggtgcgtgtgtgtgtgtcagtgTGGGATGTTGTAAAAGAGTATCAAAAGAAGCACATGTTGCATTGTTGGTTTGATTATTGTCAATTTTGGGGACGGCAGGGATGACAAATATGTCGGCAGTATTGTTTTCGagtgtttgtatgtgtgtgtgagagttttttttcgcaTTGAATCATAATAGATGATGGATGGGTTGAATCGAAACAAAACCGCGAACCAAAAAAAGAAacgagaaaaagaaaaagaatgtttaagtaaaatcaaattgttaCATGATTGATCGCTTATCGGTAATatattggtggtggtggtggggaaGAGAAGAAAAAAGCGCTGTGGGTTTTCTCTTGCTATTATCAGGTCTGAGTGAGAGGCTACGTTTACTCTAGCggaagcgattggagggagagGTCCAGTTACGAAGAGGaggtcttttttaaattttattcgatAATGTTTTAATTGTCAATTTAAATCTTTTAACTTCCTCAAACAAGTGTTACAagcttttaaagtttttttttaagttttattgaaTTAACAAAACAATTCATTTGTAAATGTTGAAAacggtatgattttttttaccaatagtggctgaatttaaatttttagcaaGTATATGGCTTCACGAAATGTTGCTGAAATTCAGGACATTTCTGCTTACTGAAAAATCAAAACGAGCATTTGATGTATAGATAAGTGCTCACAGCGCCaccatacagtccagactcgattatccaaagtttcatttatctgaatcattttttttttgttttgattttttttttcttttaacatcaaattcgagttttacgaccccatttaagtcaaatttgaatggttgattgtctataaaataaaataaaaacatttttgtaaatcacaacaaccaaaaataagacagtgaaaaaaatgtaattcgattatccgaaataaaattatgcaaaggccttcggataatcgagtctggactgtatatgttTCAAGAATAGCAATTATTTAACatccaatattacgcccttttgaaatgttagtcttgattaaaaaaaatatgaaaaaatatgaatcTTTGCATGTCAATTCAGCAACTGagcgtcgtatcaacaaagttcaaaaaagaaaaatgtatagaattttctcagcctttaaaaaaatgttttttctcaaaagtgggcaaatatgggcacttattaaaaaaataataactgcgactgttttcaaaaaaaaaaaattacctaaaaattgctaaaaaaaatactttttgattgcaaattcgattttacatcgacaaATAAAGTTGAACAatatttgcgaccaatatttcgatctttttgaaaaaatcaaattttagcatttcaaaatgcctaacttgaaaaattttaccaaaaaacttctaaatagaccatgagattttgaaaaaaatcctctttctcGGTTGAACTTTGGAATTTCTAGATTTTATCGATGCAATCCGAATTTAGAAACGAGTTGGcagaatattttatcaaaataaaatattcgcATTTGCTTGATCTTGGCAAAAATATAAACGCAATTTGAATGTTCTCgtttttttggacatttttccaaataatttataaaaatccaataaaaaaaaaaactaaaaaaatcacatgCTTTAAAATagctttttcataatttttttgaaaaagagcgattttTTTAAGCAACGAAAAAAGGCCGATTCGTCATTCGAGGATGACAGGAAGACttactaatttcaaaaatatattcttaaaacataataaaactgtttcaattcttttttctttcaattttaattgttattttcttgcattcatttttaagataaataaaacaaaaaaatgatgtgTTGTGTCTGGTTTAATATTTCCCACTAACTGGACCTCTCCACTAGACCTTGCTGTATTTTGTGAATCTAAATTTACACTATTCTAATAAAAAGCTATTTTGCACCTCTGAACAACTGGAATTAATGTTAAAATtctccagcgaaaaaaaaaatcgtgacgacGCCAGAATGTgtcttttgaaatttataagttctgtcttttttttttcttcagagaTTGATagttaacatttaaaattgtagatttttttttattcatgggtaattttccgccaacttacacagcagttgccccgacccctcttcgatttgcgtgaaactttgtcctaaggggtaacttttgtccctgatcacgaatccgaggtcctttttttgatatctcgtgacggaggggcggtacgaccccttttcatttttgaacatgctgaaaaagaggtgtttttcaataatttgcagcctgaaacggtgatgagatagaaatatgGTGTCTAAAGGActcttgtgtaaaattagacgcccgatttgatgacgtactcaaaattccgaaaaaaaacgtatttttcatcgaaaaaacattacaaaagttttaaatactctgccattgtaaataattttagtacatgtaattttaagggaatTTTAACGTATTTTTCAAACCTAAATTaacccaaaagggtcatttttcatttagaacatttttttttcattttcaacgaaattttaaaatgaaaaatatcgtTCTGGGTTAatgaagatttgaaaagtacatcaaatttagagcgagttgtggcgctataaccacggcaaatagtgtccagggcattcgtggaaatacaatgtcccatcccagagggtctcggagtaccaaaccttcttagcatggtgctcccaacgaatacaaccaaatctcggagcgtatggtggtgtgtccccaacACTCCAGAAtcgtgttgttgttcgaacactctgtgctcaaactcaacccaattacgagtcatctctgcgatacggctttacgcagtaggcctggccgctttaacgcttgtgatgtttcaatgcattctaatgcaatggcgcactacaaatgttaataaatgacaagaagagtgctaggcgtcatctaacctaaggcactctccaggatccctccGAAAGATtgactgcgctagggtctgattagattagattagattagattagatttgaaaagtacatcaaatttatcttaaaatgacatgttccaatttgtttacagttgtgtaacgaaaaatggcagagtttaaagtgttgttttttttttcgatgaaaaatacgataaaatacgaattttgagtacgccattaaatcgggcttccaattttacataaaagtctctttgacaccaaatttacatcTCCTCTgtttttcaggctgcaaattattgaaaaacacctctttttttcacatgttcaaaaatgaaggtGTCGTGCCGTCCCtcagtcacgagatatcgaaaaacggacctcggattcgtgatcagggacaaaagttaccccataggacaaagtttcaagcaaatcgaagaggggtcggggcaacttttcccgaattcgtgtgagttggtagagaattactctcATATATGTTCAGAAGTCCAAAGCTATATTGCTATGTCTAAACTATTTTGCGCTTATCTAGTAATGCAGGTCAGTGATAAAAAACCGAACCAAAAACAAGCcaaactcaaaaaattaacCAGAGAAAGCCGTGCGTGCCGTGCCGTGTCCGTTCTCTTCGCAAACTTACATTGTATCGACGAGTTGggcccgccgccgccgccgccgatgCCACCTGGCCCACCGGGGCGCGAATTCCGCAGATAGACGCAGATGGTCACGCCGACGATGCAGACGCACGCGATCAGACTGACCACGCCGCTCAGGATGACCCACGTCAGGTCGATGCCGAAGATGGTCTTGATGTACTCGTTCGGCGCCGGACACAGCGAACCGACGGCCTCGTCCGACCCGTCCGCGCAGTGGTTCACCCCGTCACAGAGGAGATCCGTGTGGATGCAAAACTCCGGCTGGTTACACCGGAAGTCGGCGCAGTTGATCTCTGGAAGAAGATAAGGTGGAGTTTGAACTATAAATCTACAAAGCAAAGACAAGTTCCACTTACTCGAGTCCTTGACGGAGGTGATGACCATTTTGAAACCGTTCGTTTCCGTGCCCCAGTTGTCGGTCACGTACTTGAATGTGAGAAAGTTCGTCTTGGTGAACAATGCCGCCACTGATTGTTTTGTGTCCTTACAGGTTAAATCCGCCTGGAAAAAtaagacagagagagagagagaaggaaaAATCAACAATCCGATTTATACAGCCATGAAGAAAAAGGAAAGGAAATTGGATTATGTGTAGGAGGTGGCTAATCGCTTTTCTTCGTCGGTGGACCTGGTCAGGGCAGCACCTGGTGCAGTTTCCAGACCCGAgggttgttgttttgaaaagttcgaTTTCGCTGGAAAAAACACTGGCACAGCCGGGTGACAGTCGTCGAGTGACGGATCGGTTACTAATTAGCGCTTTTGAGAAAGTACCCGGAAGGCAATTAGAAATTGAAAAGTCTCATTGGTTGGTTAGGTTGTTTTGCTGTTCTAGGAAGCAGTAATATCAtgaaaaatttagcaaaatcggattcatttttcaacatttcaaattgttACCGAAACCGATATTtcgttcaaatttaatttatttaagtataaaaaaaatatgtttcgctAATTCAGCAGTAACGCAAAATGCGTTaataaataaagtagtaattttagttaaatcattcacaaaaaaaaacatgttcaatACTTTGAATTTCAGCAGCAGTAGTTTTTTTATGTATAGCTAGCTAAATGGGACTGACTTTTAAAAGGttcaattttatattaatttcaaaataaactgaattagaaaaaaattaaaatacattttaaaaaaaaagttatccaaatgttgaaatcatagcttgtaatttgttttatatatgagcaactctctacgaaatcggccgatttcgaccatttttattttttgtatttttttatttggctcatactttgttggggccttccatatgaccaaataagttattttgtgtcattggttcacccatacaagtctccatacaattttggctgctgtccatacaaaaatgttatgtaaatattcaaacagctgtaacttttgagtaaattttctgatcaatttagtgtcttcggcaaagttgtaagtattattgaggacaattgagaataaaatagccacacggaaaaaaaaatttgcagattttttaatatttttttttaccaaaactcaatttcccaaaatacatattttttgattttcgagatttttttgtatgatttaggggacaaaaatccgcaacttttcagccatagagaaacatggttaaaaaatctgccgccgagctatgaatttttgaaaaaaatagtgattttgatatatgataaaatagtgattttgaaaaatctgccgccgagttatgaatttttgaaaaaatagtgattaagatatagccaccgaaagtttgatttcagcgaaatatttgcggtttttcgatttttaaaatagtgaccatgagcgaccatttttgaaaatatttattttgacagttcagaaaatttgtctaagagacattgaagattggacctcgggttgctgagatacagccgctttaagaaaaagaaacacgaaaattgaagttttctaagtctcaccaaaacaacctaccattttccaatgttgatatctcagcaactagtggttcgattttcaatgttaaaatatgaaacattcgtaaaattttccgatctcttcgaaaaatattttgaaattttttaaatcaagactaacattttaaaagggccaaaaatttaatattacgcccatttaaaatgctagtcttgatttaatttgtataaaaataaaatccatccAAATAAAATTTCTCCATCCATTTGataaagaattgctcatatatctTTAAAACCTCGCAAGTTTGTATATCGTCAGCGTGAGGGTAAAAAATACGCTTTGTTCTAGGAAGTTGAATGTAACTCAGTGTAGAATACAACTAAAAGAAATGTTCCGAATAATTTACACAGATTTTATTAAAAGGGATccagaaaaattctaaaatttatttttaaatgttttgttttttttttctgacaagAAGCTGTTAAAAAAATCGTATGTAAAATATTGCCAATCTTTTAGCTGttttcagttaaacaaaattacttcaatatttataaattgccatttagagtgaataaaaatatgttttaacaatTCGGTACAGCTTAAAGCATTAGGGAATCGACATTTCGACCATTTAGCAAACACGCTAGTcctataagggtaattctctaccaactcacacgaaatcgggaaaagttgccccgacccctcttcgatttgcgtgaaactttgtcctaaggggtaacttttgtccctgatcacgaatccgaggtccgttttttgatatctcgtgacggaggggcggtacgaccccttccatttttgaacatgcgaaaaaagaggtgtttttcaataatttgcagcctgaaacggtgatgagatagaaatttggtgtcaaagggacttttatgtaaaattagacgcccgatttgatggcgtactcaaaattccgaaaaaacgtatttttcatcgaaaaaaacactaaaaaagttttaaaaattctcccatttttcgttactcgactgtaaaaaattttggaacatgtcattttatgggaaatataatgtacttttcgaatctacattgtcccaaaagggtcattttttcatttagaacaaaatttttcattttaaaatttcatgttttttctaactttgcagggttattttttagagtgtaacaatgttctacaaagttgtagagcagacaattacaaaaaatttaatatatagacgtaaggggtttgcttataaacatcacgagttatcacgattttacgaaaaaaagttttgaaaaagttactttttgcgtttctctttgtttcgtcgtccgtgtctgtcgcgggtgaccatgaatggccatgatcgatgacgaccaacattttcaaaactttttttcgtaaattcgcgctaactcgtgatgtttataagcaaaccccttatgtctatatatcaaaatttttgtaattgtctgctctacaactttgtagaacattattatactctaaaaaataaccctgcaaagttagaaaaaacacgaaatcttaaaatgataaattttgttctaaataaaaaaatgacccttctgggacaatgtagattcgaaaagtacattaaatttcccataaaatgacatgttccaaaaaattttacagtcgagtaacggaaaatgggagaatttttaaaacttttttagtgttttttcgatgaaaatacgtttttcgaattctgagtacgccatcaaatctaattttacacaaaagtccctttgacaccaaatttctatctcatcaccgtttcaggctgcaaattattgaaaaacacctcttttttcacatgttcaaaaatggaaggggtcgtaccgcccctccgtcacgagatatcaaaaaacggacctcggattcgtgatcagggacaaaagttaccccttagaacaaagtttcacgcaaatcgaagaggggtcggggcaactgctgtgtgagttggcggagaattacccataaagaTTCTGGGAATGTTTGACTGCATCAAACCGTGAACCGTGAAAAAAGGTTCGCAGCAGCTACTGGGAAGACCACGGCTCAAGCCAGGCGAACTCGGTCCAAGTAAACAAGCTGTGGAGACCCGAAACTGAAAGTGATCAACGTGTCCATGGTACCTGTCAGCCAGCGTGCACGTAGGCCACCGCTTGCTTTGATGGACAAGGTATAGGAAAAACTCAAGGGTTTCGTCGATATTAAATATCGAAAAGTCCACAGAGTACCGCTCGTATAGTTGTCGTTAAAGACAACGGAGATGCGTGGACATGCGCTTGGAAAAACCGGCCATCAAAAGGGAAGCGTACTCCAGATTATATCAGTCACAGATTGAAACGAGATTGGAAAGCTGGCCTACAGGACTACCTAATGATGTTCTTCACAGGGCAAGTCGTCTAGAAAGTAGTTACTGACACGGAGGACCTGGACCTGATTCACAAAACAAGAGGGAGTGAGATGGAGGACGCAAGGCCAAACCGTTGTCGAGGACACCAGACAACTAGAAGATATGCCGGATAAACTACCGGATAAACTGTGTAGATTTGTAGGTCTTCCAGACGGGTTAAGAGATTTCACGTTCAAGTGAGTGCAGGGCTCACGAGTGGATACACGTGTTTGGTAACGTGTTTAAATAACTAGTTTAGTGCCGAGTAAAAGTTAGTAGTTCTTATTATTTCCTGATGAATCGGCACTATCATAATCAGAAAACAAACATGTCTAACTTGAGTCCAATAAACCATCCACAGCTAAGAAGCACAGATAAGCCCACAGCAAGAAATTTCGCGTATAAAAGCGGTTTGTGCAGGTCATTCTGGTCAGTCTTCTTCCACCAGAAAAAATGGCTCTTACAAAGGTTCTACTAGTGCTTTGCCTTGCCGTCGCATGTATCTCTGCGTTCAGCATCACGAACCAGATGCAAGACGCGCTGGTATCCACGATCGAATCCCGCACACGCACCTGGGTCGCACAGGCGTACGTTCAACGTGAAAAGTTTGGAGTTATGAGCTTGGGTCTGCGTCCCAACGACTCCGTTGCCAATGCCGTACCAATGCTGAAGAATCAACGCTCGGTTCGCTTCCTCCCGGAGAGCTTTGACTCGCGTCAAAAGTGGTCTTACTGCCCGTCGCTGAACCAAATTCGTGACCAGGGCTGCTGCGGATCTTGTTACATCGTGGCGACCGCTGCGGCCATCACCGATCGTTACTGTATCCACTCCAGAGGTCAACGGCAGTTCACTTTCGGAGCGACGGACTATCTGGCCTGCTGTACGGATTGCTTCAAGTGTGACGGTGGTTACTCTGCTAAAACCTGGCAATACTGGGTGGACTCGGGCCTCACCAGCGAGGGAGCGTACAAATCTGGTCAAGGATGCTACTCGTACCCGTTCAACAGCTACTGTGTCAACGACCCGTACCCAACGTGCAACCGGCAGTGCCAGGCCGGATATCCGCTGACCCACAGCCAGGACCTCAAGTACGGAGCCAGCGCTTACCGTGTCATGTGGAACGAAAGAGCGATCATGACCGAGATCTACCAAAATGGACCGGTAGTCGTACAGTTTGaggtttttgacgatttctacCAGTACAAGAGCGGAGTGTACCGTCACGTTACCGGAACGACTCGAGGGTGGCACGTGGTTCGAGTCATTGGGTGGGGCGTTGAGAACGGCGTCAAGTACTGGCTGATTGCCAACTCGTGGGGAGCACGTTGGGGCGACAAGGGCTTCGTCAAGTTTGTCCGTGGAGAAAACCATCTTGAAATCGAGAACTTTGTCTACGCCGGACTACCCAAGtactaaagttaaataaaagatGCACCTTTTTGCACATAAAACAAtgtaattatttaaataattagGCCAGTGCTAGGTTTAAGCACTACTAACTAAAAGTTTTCCTTATTCAGCCaatccacgtcaaacaggaagtctccaaaccaaaagtgctccgatttggctcaaatttggagtgggggttatttggcccaaataattagacccatatctttttgtttggcgattagggtggtcctatccgaaatagggtggtccataaaattgcgtttttcgtcgattttcgcaaaaaccacatttttcaaaaaatcatatcttcggaacggctgaaccaattttggagcgccacaattcaaaagaaatgttattagttgggctttttaGAAAGAATaagttgaggtccaaaaaaactagctgaatatttgaaaaggtcctatgaaaatttcatttgccgatttcaaggtctcgggaccaaagagcccatgtctgaaaatatttttccctgattccctgtaatattttacataacataaaaaaaataacacgtttcggagatatgattttttccgcgcgcaaaaacgggaaaatgacgaaaacgggtaaaaattaacttttttcactaaaactgcgataacttgaaaatttcagcgatgacctatacatgtatgggtaccaaaagttgcgtctttcaattacgaaaattccgGGTTGTAGCTTTGtaggacacaaagtttgaaggtttaaATACACACACtgttcactttttcgtttgacacttttttagtttgtaccccgttggttggtcaaagtcaatctAAAATGTGACGAACCTTTTATACACGGTGCTCACgcgcactatcaaaacaaacgtttggtagtgtgagtgaactccgtgtaaaagggatgTCACACTataaagtgaccccgttcatttggcaacagttggtgtcaaaccatcggggtttgaatgtatgtcaaaaatcttaaaaaaggcAGTAACTTggacaaaaatcaattaaacttcaatattcaaaatgcatttgaaagcgAGGAGAACGTCAAAAGAGATGATTGGAATTATTTTGTCCAGTGAACTTCCAGGCCAAATTAGAGTCAAATAGGAGCACTTTAGATATTGATCCTGCTAGTTTGACGTGGAATTGCTAaatggcagggtggccactcaagtcgggaaatcgggaaagtcgggaaaaattcgggaattcgccaaaatccgcaaaaTTCTCGGGAAAAAgggggaaaaagtcgggaatttatgattttttgtcaaacaatCGGGAATTCTAggcatacttgtttgaaaattatttttcaacacttgaataatttttttttttttacaattttccaattcaaaacactgaaatttgctttaataacttactttaaattttaggatctttccactatttcaatatatttgagtatggaaaagctgtttaagacattcaaaatcttaatgaatattggatgcctttgacacagattttcataatattttttgatgaatcCAATGATCTCTATTAATTAATGTTTtatcaaacaagaggtaaagttaatgaaagttaatatcaaaatagagcctaatggccagcttagagttatgactacttgagtttggcaatgtttttttggaaatatttttaattgtttttaactaaattcattacgtaatttataatttgtttttttttccaaatattgcccttgaactttttttgagagTATGGAAAAATGATCTACGATAGATAAAGcatgattttcagttttcggataacttaaatatcgaataaaatccaaaattgaaaaacttttttacgttttgaaaccatgacgaaaatattgaaattgcagaaaaagtaattcaagaaattttgagttttttgcaaaattgtttaaaacatttgtctcttcaaacattttgcttaaaataagtgggaaaacacAAATCaatcaaactgaattttcattgataaaataaaaaaagagttaaATACTGGCCACTAGACAAATTAATATTGATTAAcaaatcaatatcaaaaattacaaaatttaaaagggaactggacaaaaacatttttttattaattcctTTGCATTTTTCTAAATCCGTTGAAAGAATAATGACAttaattatgtttaaatcattatttgattgaaaatgaggattaaattaaaaaaaaataggaacgaaattttaagttcagttatttttaactttttgtcatttgcaGTTGAAACGAAAAAgtatacgtttgccaatttaaaaaataacatggaagttTTAAGTGTTGTTGATCTTTCGATTATATTTCAAAGACtagttgtttgtgtttctactctgattTATAATAATGAATTtagattttgaagtatttttttatttcttgtttagtttctgtatttacaaaaattgtctatagttggtttattttttaaattcgtttAGAATTTTTTCTCGGTgataagtaggggaaatataccctttctaatcaaacacctatcttcgttatacactcaaaccccgatggtttgacaccaactgttgtcaaacgaacggggtcacgttttagtttgacacccttttcacacggagttcacatacactaccaaacgtttgttttgatagtgtgcgtgagcgccgtgtaaaaagtgacagttcgtcactttttagtttgactttgaccaaccaacggggtacaaactaaaaaagtgtcaaacgaaaaagtgaccaaccaccgggggttgagtgtatgaagagtttgatgctcgattaaagctccaaaaatactatttaggctgtaaacttaccagcaacagcaccgccttgaGTAAGCACGCgaatttatgccacttactggccaaaaagatcaaatttaatgcacttttaatcataatttctattttgcgagaccatttctcatcattttggtggcacacacatccacacgcaagatcagaggttaactgcttaacgaaggtcgccatcaatatcttttcacttgcgctaacgatttcaaagcgcttatgatataaaattgcttccaactaccgtcaacatgttcttttgaccgttacttagtcactcacttgaaaaataatcccgaaacatgtaaataatta
Protein-coding sequences here:
- the LOC119767991 gene encoding cathepsin B-like — encoded protein: MALTKVLLVLCLAVACISAFSITNQMQDALVSTIESRTRTWVAQAYVQREKFGVMSLGLRPNDSVANAVPMLKNQRSVRFLPESFDSRQKWSYCPSLNQIRDQGCCGSCYIVATAAAITDRYCIHSRGQRQFTFGATDYLACCTDCFKCDGGYSAKTWQYWVDSGLTSEGAYKSGQGCYSYPFNSYCVNDPYPTCNRQCQAGYPLTHSQDLKYGASAYRVMWNERAIMTEIYQNGPVVVQFEVFDDFYQYKSGVYRHVTGTTRGWHVVRVIGWGVENGVKYWLIANSWGARWGDKGFVKFVRGENHLEIENFVYAGLPKY